In Leptospira harrisiae, a genomic segment contains:
- a CDS encoding FAD-dependent oxidoreductase: MIAVVGSGIAGLTAAWAIRKFKDVTLFEKHPEIGMAAFGAKQMVNGGEVEFDIPFRTIKRDYYPTLFQVYDKAGIKTRPVDYSFRVESNEDPIFGFRSHQIFGIPFGVPTLDSIVSKKGRRIFSDLLKFYANAKEDWKQESQNISILDFLIKYRYSEEFIYEFLLPTFALVNTCKTETVGAYPAETIIGYHSRGYSYTPQETASLGTRDVVNRLTKDLNNVTLNAGIQRIYKKADKTFIQFANEEIEFDHVILSTQANQGKDLLGVGFELEKEILGEFRYESSDVVLHTDESYFQNSNVSLIFKIRDGFDKPEVTLDLGRIIPELKGKKIFQTWNPHKLPKEVDTLKIAKFERPVMDERTAKAIQRIAAFHAEPKRNLWLCGSYSLYGIPLLEAGAKSSLLVASQLLNQSIDDLIQK, from the coding sequence GTGATTGCAGTTGTTGGTTCTGGGATAGCTGGACTAACTGCCGCTTGGGCCATTCGTAAATTTAAAGATGTAACATTGTTTGAAAAACATCCAGAAATTGGAATGGCTGCCTTCGGTGCCAAACAAATGGTGAATGGTGGAGAAGTGGAATTTGATATTCCATTTCGAACTATCAAACGTGATTATTATCCTACTCTTTTTCAGGTTTATGATAAAGCGGGGATAAAAACAAGACCAGTAGATTATTCCTTTCGAGTAGAATCCAATGAGGATCCAATTTTCGGATTTCGGTCTCATCAAATTTTTGGAATTCCGTTTGGTGTTCCAACCTTGGATTCCATTGTATCCAAAAAAGGGCGTAGAATATTCTCCGACTTACTTAAGTTTTATGCCAATGCTAAAGAAGATTGGAAACAAGAAAGTCAAAACATATCGATATTGGATTTTCTTATTAAATACAGATATTCTGAAGAATTTATATACGAATTCCTTCTCCCAACATTTGCACTTGTCAACACTTGTAAAACAGAAACTGTAGGAGCGTATCCTGCCGAAACAATTATCGGTTACCATTCACGTGGATATTCATATACTCCACAAGAAACGGCAAGTTTGGGAACAAGAGATGTTGTCAATCGACTCACAAAAGATTTAAATAATGTAACTCTCAACGCTGGTATCCAGAGAATATATAAAAAAGCAGACAAAACTTTCATTCAATTTGCTAATGAAGAAATTGAATTTGATCATGTCATTCTTTCTACGCAAGCAAATCAAGGAAAAGACCTTCTCGGTGTTGGTTTCGAACTAGAAAAAGAAATTCTGGGTGAATTCCGTTATGAATCCAGCGATGTTGTATTACATACGGATGAATCCTATTTCCAAAATTCGAATGTATCATTAATTTTTAAGATCAGAGATGGTTTTGATAAACCAGAAGTAACTTTGGACTTAGGTAGGATCATTCCAGAGTTAAAAGGAAAAAAAATATTTCAAACATGGAATCCGCACAAACTCCCCAAAGAAGTGGATACTTTAAAGATCGCTAAGTTTGAAAGACCAGTCATGGACGAACGTACAGCTAAAGCCATTCAAAGAATCGCAGCCTTTCATGCTGAACCAAAACGTAACCTTTGGTTGTGTGGATCTTATTCTCTTTATGGGATTCCTCTTCTGGAGGCTGGTGCAAAATCATCACTACTCGTTGCTTCTCAATTACTCAATCAAAGTATAGATGATTTGATTCAAAAATGA
- a CDS encoding SAM-dependent methyltransferase, whose translation MTPFPFSKSPVTVLPQSPPFYLSNFGYWEGETSYETAGLRFVSEFTNRCQLTKKKKILEVGSGLGGSLVYLAKKYDPEKLSAINLPGEQSDFAKQLFSDNHILISPFLEGSWEKIKTFDDCIFQYVFSLDASYHFENLYAFYSECYRVLEPGGRLAFTHFQITQKKFKKFWWLYLPFLIPKGNLKPMEETIAELKSIGFKQIKNEDWTKPVLHGFIKYSESLPASLRAFGNLLNWFTKYFYLSYHYYVFEK comes from the coding sequence ATGACACCCTTCCCATTCTCTAAATCTCCAGTCACAGTCCTTCCCCAGTCGCCTCCCTTTTACCTTTCCAATTTCGGGTATTGGGAAGGAGAAACTTCTTATGAAACAGCAGGACTTAGATTTGTATCTGAATTCACAAACCGTTGCCAATTAACAAAGAAAAAGAAAATTTTAGAAGTGGGTTCGGGGCTTGGAGGTAGTTTGGTTTACTTAGCAAAGAAATATGATCCTGAAAAATTATCTGCCATCAATTTACCTGGAGAACAATCAGATTTCGCTAAACAGTTGTTTTCCGATAACCATATATTAATTTCTCCATTTTTAGAAGGTAGTTGGGAAAAAATAAAAACTTTTGATGATTGTATTTTCCAATATGTTTTTTCATTAGATGCTTCGTATCATTTTGAAAACTTGTATGCATTCTATTCTGAGTGTTATCGGGTTTTAGAACCTGGTGGCAGATTGGCATTTACTCATTTTCAGATCACCCAAAAGAAATTTAAAAAATTTTGGTGGTTGTATCTACCTTTTCTCATCCCAAAAGGAAATTTAAAACCAATGGAAGAAACAATTGCAGAATTAAAATCTATTGGTTTCAAACAGATTAAAAATGAAGACTGGACCAAACCAGTTCTCCACGGATTTATCAAATACTCGGAAAGTTTACCTGCCTCGTTAAGAGCATTCGGAAACCTATTGAATTGGTTTACTAAATATTTTTATCTTAGTTACCATTATTATGTTTTTGAAAAATAG
- a CDS encoding succinate CoA transferase: MAVTNSLIEQKLKTAEEVAALLPQQVTLGCSGFTPAGYPKLIPVAFAKRIEDEKKLGKEFSINLYAGASTGEELDGALARTGALKLRIPYQSNSHLRNLINQGETDFIDMHLSHVVKYIEHGILPKIDVAIVEAIDVTADGKIYLSTSSGMSATYIRNAESIYIELTDTHPLELKGYHDIYLPNHHEKGLPINILTPGDRIGLPYIQVPPDKIKGIVRSNKPDAATVFKTPDEDCQNIAAHVLSFIQHEIKKGRIPKEYLPFQNGVGNIANAVLASMAKDPNFHSIQMYTEVVQDSVFDLIDAGKLDIASTSALTFSEAGLKRFHNNISEWKSKFVIRPQEISNHPEVIRRMGLIAMNTAIEVDIYGNVNSTHVMGTSMMNGIGGSGDFTRNSHLCIFMTPSLAKEGNISAVVPMVSHTDHNEHSTMIFVTEQGLADLRGCPPKKRAELIINNCAHPIYRDKLREYYENALRVSKGKHTPHDLEKALSWHVQFLKTGSMK; the protein is encoded by the coding sequence ATGGCCGTTACAAATTCATTAATTGAACAAAAATTAAAAACTGCAGAAGAAGTGGCAGCGCTCCTACCCCAACAGGTCACCTTAGGCTGTTCCGGTTTTACTCCTGCTGGATACCCAAAACTCATTCCCGTTGCCTTTGCCAAAAGAATTGAAGATGAAAAAAAATTAGGCAAAGAGTTTTCGATTAACTTATATGCCGGTGCCTCCACAGGTGAGGAATTGGATGGTGCTTTGGCAAGAACTGGTGCCTTAAAACTAAGAATTCCTTACCAATCCAATTCCCATCTTCGCAATCTCATCAATCAAGGCGAAACTGACTTCATCGATATGCACTTATCACATGTCGTAAAATACATTGAGCATGGGATATTACCAAAAATCGATGTCGCTATTGTTGAAGCAATTGACGTTACCGCCGATGGAAAAATTTATCTGTCTACTTCATCCGGTATGAGTGCAACTTATATTCGTAATGCGGAATCCATTTATATAGAGTTAACCGATACACACCCCCTAGAATTAAAAGGTTACCACGATATTTATCTACCAAACCATCACGAAAAGGGACTTCCGATCAATATACTGACACCAGGTGATAGGATTGGTTTACCTTACATCCAAGTACCTCCCGATAAAATCAAAGGGATTGTACGTTCAAACAAACCAGATGCAGCAACGGTTTTTAAAACTCCCGACGAAGACTGCCAAAACATTGCGGCTCATGTTTTGTCTTTTATCCAACATGAAATAAAAAAAGGAAGAATTCCAAAAGAGTATCTTCCGTTTCAAAATGGGGTAGGAAATATTGCAAACGCAGTTCTCGCTAGTATGGCCAAAGATCCAAATTTCCATTCAATTCAAATGTATACTGAGGTGGTTCAGGACTCTGTATTTGATTTAATTGATGCAGGAAAATTAGACATTGCATCTACTTCTGCATTAACTTTTTCTGAAGCAGGTTTAAAAAGATTCCATAATAACATTTCAGAATGGAAATCCAAATTTGTCATTCGACCACAAGAAATATCCAACCACCCCGAAGTGATCCGGCGTATGGGCCTCATTGCAATGAATACAGCAATCGAAGTTGATATATATGGAAATGTAAATTCAACCCATGTGATGGGAACTTCGATGATGAATGGAATAGGTGGATCTGGAGATTTTACTAGAAATTCTCATTTATGTATTTTTATGACTCCATCTCTTGCAAAAGAAGGAAATATATCGGCGGTTGTACCGATGGTGTCGCATACAGATCATAATGAACACTCCACAATGATATTTGTAACCGAGCAGGGGTTAGCTGACCTTCGCGGTTGCCCTCCTAAAAAAAGAGCTGAACTCATTATCAATAATTGTGCTCATCCAATTTATCGTGATAAACTTCGCGAATATTATGAAAACGCACTCCGCGTATCAAAAGGAAAACATACACCACACGACCTAGAAAAAGCACTTTCTTGGCATGTACAATTTTTGAAAACAGGAAGTATGAAGTGA
- a CDS encoding transglycosylase domain-containing protein, protein MSQQTNSFILILEVLYGHFIDLLRFFWVRRVRFLSLGLVIGIFLSFFFLGGAYVVWSGEEARVHKSLEKYRSEVSNFYDSFQPKSVKILDSSGKVMGEFYRRNFRPIRTDNLGKHNVIVWAVLSSEDREFFSHSGLNYTAIGRAIVTNLVQFRLSQGGSTISQQLAKLTLNLGKRNLFNKLTELYCTFYIESQYSKEEILAMYLNQIFLGEGNTGVEEAARYYFRKPASELSPEEAALLVGIIPAPSVYNPVRNLGIALSRQKRVLYDMARNPELHPSQKDIPNKFSDSIELNLKKFRTIYKVKENKDEEGNPKYSSEIGKYGADKDFRVNLAPDFNSEIRRFVLEKFSNEDLEERGLLVYTTLDLEKQRFAEEALRVGVDSVRADLTKQEADYQSKGKAELAEVTRAILPQLSGSMISLDPETGDVEAMVGGYKISNVFRFNRAEDARRQPGSTIKALVYALAFEKRIVNPSSRIKDEKLDISGYSPKNWYKGYKGEITVRQALAQSVNTVSVKLLHEIGISYFVQKLSAILSIPEEEAELRFQRNLSLALGSGELSPMELSVIYATLMNGGRRVTPRKIIKITDLDGNEFYNTIPNEAAEQILDPVACAMAINTLQSVLTEEGTMTLKRKEGEPFLYAGKTGTVQSPKLTSSRWKGLKGVRDVWFAGLTPRNVTVVWVGHDEGAPFPGSGSGVSGGIWYKYTQNVKSKLGMGNQLISNFVGDFVKVDVCADDGTIIESTPDYICKVPLYAQYYYIGDLPPKRAGFAKQEPQQNSIPKPELIDDDSEISTYDSQGSRIQPTAVDSVELEPPLIENRRARYNEETP, encoded by the coding sequence ATGAGCCAACAAACGAATTCTTTTATACTAATCTTAGAAGTATTATATGGTCATTTTATAGATCTCCTTCGTTTTTTCTGGGTTAGGCGGGTTCGTTTTTTAAGTTTAGGATTAGTGATTGGTATTTTTTTGTCTTTTTTCTTTTTAGGCGGAGCTTATGTGGTTTGGTCTGGCGAAGAAGCACGAGTTCATAAATCTCTTGAAAAATACAGATCAGAAGTATCTAACTTTTATGATAGTTTCCAGCCAAAGTCAGTTAAGATTTTGGATAGCAGTGGGAAAGTTATGGGGGAGTTTTACCGTAGAAATTTTCGACCCATTCGAACTGACAATTTAGGAAAACACAATGTCATTGTATGGGCAGTTCTTTCTTCTGAAGATAGGGAATTTTTTTCACATTCTGGATTGAACTATACTGCCATAGGCCGTGCCATTGTTACAAATTTGGTTCAGTTTCGGTTATCCCAGGGTGGATCGACCATCTCACAACAGTTAGCTAAACTTACTTTAAACTTAGGAAAACGAAATTTATTTAATAAGTTAACTGAACTGTATTGTACATTTTATATTGAAAGCCAATATTCTAAAGAAGAAATTTTGGCGATGTATCTAAACCAAATTTTTTTAGGTGAAGGAAATACTGGTGTAGAAGAAGCTGCAAGGTATTATTTTAGAAAACCAGCATCAGAACTCAGTCCAGAGGAAGCTGCCTTACTTGTAGGTATCATTCCTGCTCCAAGTGTATATAATCCTGTCAGAAATTTAGGAATTGCACTTTCGAGACAGAAACGCGTGTTATATGACATGGCAAGGAATCCAGAACTGCATCCATCTCAAAAAGATATTCCAAATAAATTTTCTGATTCAATTGAGTTGAATCTAAAAAAATTTAGAACTATTTATAAAGTTAAGGAAAATAAAGACGAAGAAGGAAATCCAAAGTATTCCAGTGAAATTGGAAAGTATGGTGCTGATAAAGACTTTCGTGTTAACTTAGCTCCAGATTTTAATTCTGAAATTCGAAGGTTTGTATTGGAAAAATTTTCAAATGAAGATTTGGAAGAACGTGGTTTACTTGTTTATACTACTTTGGATTTAGAAAAACAAAGATTCGCCGAAGAAGCGTTACGTGTTGGCGTTGACTCTGTCAGAGCCGATCTTACAAAACAAGAAGCAGACTATCAAAGCAAAGGAAAAGCAGAATTAGCCGAAGTCACTCGTGCCATTTTACCACAACTGAGTGGATCAATGATTTCATTAGATCCTGAAACTGGGGATGTGGAAGCGATGGTAGGTGGTTATAAAATTTCAAATGTGTTTCGCTTCAATCGCGCAGAGGATGCGAGAAGACAACCAGGATCCACCATCAAAGCCCTCGTGTATGCACTTGCATTTGAAAAACGAATAGTTAATCCTTCCTCCCGAATCAAAGACGAAAAATTAGATATCTCTGGATATTCACCGAAAAACTGGTATAAAGGTTATAAAGGAGAGATCACAGTTAGGCAAGCACTTGCGCAGTCAGTCAACACGGTCTCTGTTAAGTTACTACATGAAATTGGGATTTCCTATTTTGTTCAAAAATTAAGTGCCATCCTTTCCATTCCTGAAGAAGAGGCAGAACTTCGGTTCCAACGAAATTTATCTTTAGCACTTGGATCAGGGGAACTTAGCCCCATGGAACTTTCTGTGATTTATGCAACCCTTATGAATGGGGGACGACGAGTCACTCCTAGGAAGATTATAAAAATCACTGATTTGGATGGAAACGAATTCTATAATACAATTCCCAACGAAGCCGCAGAACAGATATTAGATCCAGTAGCATGCGCCATGGCAATTAATACGTTGCAATCGGTTTTGACTGAAGAAGGAACAATGACCTTAAAGCGGAAAGAAGGGGAACCTTTTTTGTATGCTGGAAAAACAGGAACAGTCCAATCTCCAAAATTAACTTCATCCAGATGGAAAGGTTTGAAAGGCGTTAGGGATGTTTGGTTTGCAGGTCTAACGCCAAGAAATGTAACGGTTGTTTGGGTAGGGCATGACGAAGGAGCACCTTTCCCTGGTTCGGGTTCTGGAGTTTCCGGCGGAATTTGGTACAAATACACTCAAAATGTAAAATCTAAACTTGGGATGGGGAATCAGTTGATTTCAAACTTTGTTGGAGATTTCGTAAAAGTAGATGTTTGCGCTGATGACGGAACTATCATCGAGTCCACTCCAGATTACATTTGTAAGGTTCCTTTGTATGCACAATATTATTACATTGGTGATTTACCGCCGAAACGAGCCGGTTTTGCAAAACAAGAACCACAACAAAATTCAATTCCAAAACCTGAGTTAATAGACGATGACTCGGAAATTTCGACTTACGATTCACAAGGAAGTCGTATCCAACCTACTGCAGTGGATTCAGTAGAACTAGAACCGCCACTTATAGAAAATCGGCGAGCTCGTTATAACGAAGAAACTCCTTAG
- a CDS encoding ABC transporter substrate-binding protein, whose amino-acid sequence MRTLSLVFFLLSLTFCRKETPDFDLKVALPSDSAHLDPLHITDLSGQKLAKFIHQGLWIQNSDGIHSPWIHSFKKIPHPTKNLWWFQLHPFAPPVDDIVFSLSRLIRETYPRKGDYQFLVQVRRISEDQMELEFKQGTLETEWKEKLSLPFASIIGKKEWETETLKSYGKYKLIDWKKNESIDVERQKETDTKFPKKIRFLILPQSSTSLFLYRKGKLDAFKLTDFLLSLPEANSEFTLTKKGRSIQYVAINQNNPCFDKHFRTAVNLSIPRLLIINKLLENHADLSYGPIPIDYIEKISKGKNTKVENYNKELAKKELEQSKCYPNIKLTNLEFRMRGDDENQSKGRAIKQALEEIGLTVILRPMEKAPLYKENGEGKGDLTLLTWYSDFDSVWNFLDPLFHPEKLGNGGNRSFYSNKDVGKILDKPFKNSRDALTVIEKIREDKPWIFLWSIQENYLVSKEFLRYNELADFL is encoded by the coding sequence ATGAGAACCTTATCCCTCGTTTTCTTTCTCTTGTCCCTCACTTTTTGCCGGAAGGAAACTCCCGATTTTGATCTAAAAGTGGCACTTCCGTCAGACTCTGCTCATCTGGATCCACTCCATATCACAGATTTATCAGGTCAAAAATTAGCCAAATTCATCCACCAAGGGCTCTGGATTCAAAATTCAGATGGGATCCACTCACCATGGATTCACTCCTTCAAAAAAATACCACACCCAACAAAGAATCTTTGGTGGTTCCAGTTGCATCCGTTTGCCCCTCCTGTGGATGACATTGTTTTCAGTTTGTCTCGTTTGATCCGAGAAACCTATCCAAGAAAAGGTGACTACCAGTTCTTAGTCCAAGTTCGGCGCATATCAGAAGATCAAATGGAGTTAGAATTCAAACAGGGAACCTTGGAAACCGAATGGAAAGAGAAACTCAGTTTACCTTTTGCTTCCATCATCGGGAAAAAAGAATGGGAAACTGAAACATTAAAGTCCTATGGAAAATACAAACTCATCGATTGGAAAAAAAATGAATCTATAGATGTAGAGAGACAAAAGGAAACCGATACAAAGTTTCCTAAAAAAATTCGGTTTCTCATTTTACCTCAATCTTCCACTTCCTTATTTTTATATCGTAAAGGAAAGTTGGATGCATTCAAACTTACCGACTTTCTTCTTTCTTTACCCGAGGCTAATTCAGAATTCACTCTCACAAAAAAAGGAAGGTCAATCCAGTATGTGGCAATCAACCAAAACAATCCTTGTTTCGACAAACACTTCCGAACGGCAGTAAACTTGTCCATTCCTCGCCTGCTCATCATTAATAAACTATTAGAAAATCATGCTGACCTAAGTTATGGCCCCATCCCAATCGACTACATTGAAAAAATTTCGAAGGGAAAAAACACAAAGGTAGAAAACTATAACAAAGAATTGGCGAAAAAAGAACTGGAGCAATCTAAATGTTATCCGAACATTAAATTGACAAATCTAGAGTTTCGAATGCGCGGTGATGATGAAAACCAATCGAAAGGAAGAGCCATCAAACAAGCATTAGAAGAAATTGGACTTACAGTCATACTCAGACCAATGGAAAAAGCTCCATTGTATAAAGAAAATGGAGAAGGAAAAGGAGATTTAACTCTTCTCACTTGGTATTCCGACTTTGATTCGGTTTGGAATTTTTTAGACCCACTCTTTCATCCAGAAAAACTAGGGAACGGGGGAAACCGGTCTTTTTATAGTAACAAAGATGTTGGAAAAATTTTAGATAAACCTTTTAAAAATAGCCGAGATGCACTTACAGTCATAGAAAAAATTCGAGAAGACAAACCCTGGATATTTCTCTGGTCAATCCAAGAAAACTATTTAGTTTCTAAGGAGTTTCTTCGTTATAACGAGCTCGCCGATTTTCTATAA
- a CDS encoding YgaP-like transmembrane domain, producing the protein MFLASTKTWYLERVVYFIAGLFSLVGVSLGTFISPWWYLLNLLVGVNLVVFSTIGFCPMAILLNKLGFEPKVRD; encoded by the coding sequence ATGTTTCTTGCTTCAACAAAAACTTGGTATTTGGAACGAGTGGTGTATTTCATCGCTGGACTGTTCAGTTTAGTAGGGGTGTCACTTGGTACCTTTATTTCTCCTTGGTGGTATTTATTGAATCTGCTTGTGGGTGTAAACTTGGTTGTTTTTTCAACCATCGGTTTTTGTCCTATGGCAATTCTTTTGAACAAACTTGGTTTTGAACCAAAGGTTAGGGATTAA
- a CDS encoding zinc ribbon domain-containing protein, with protein MDFLLYLYCLVFGIILIAPFVLFHYRFRLDESPFGRDENAHLKPITEKKRNLLDSLKDIRSDFDSGKLTEEEFQIQSLPYIEALDSVELELKTVKSNVTVMNSPKIIENWTCANCGSFVAVPNAKFCPNCGTGRLT; from the coding sequence ATGGATTTTCTCTTATATCTGTATTGTCTTGTTTTTGGAATCATTCTGATCGCTCCTTTTGTCTTATTTCATTACCGTTTCCGCCTAGATGAATCTCCTTTTGGAAGGGATGAAAATGCCCATCTCAAACCGATTACAGAAAAAAAAAGAAACTTGCTCGATTCACTAAAAGACATCCGATCAGATTTTGATTCAGGAAAATTAACAGAAGAAGAATTTCAAATCCAATCACTTCCTTATATAGAAGCTTTGGATTCCGTGGAATTAGAATTAAAAACAGTGAAATCCAATGTAACTGTAATGAATAGCCCGAAAATCATTGAAAATTGGACATGTGCTAACTGCGGTTCGTTTGTTGCTGTTCCCAATGCAAAGTTTTGTCCCAATTGCGGAACCGGTAGGTTGACTTAA
- a CDS encoding metal-sensitive transcriptional regulator, giving the protein MSLSENQTKLIHRINRIQGQLEAIKNTITTEEKDCEKAILLLKAAHQAMKKFGEAYIHEYMDTCFKEKKSVQNIETDVKKAITAAFSL; this is encoded by the coding sequence ATGAGCCTTTCGGAAAACCAAACAAAACTGATCCACCGTATCAATCGAATCCAGGGACAGCTGGAAGCAATCAAGAATACAATCACAACGGAAGAAAAAGACTGCGAAAAAGCCATTTTACTCCTAAAAGCTGCACACCAAGCTATGAAAAAATTTGGTGAGGCCTATATCCACGAATACATGGATACCTGCTTTAAAGAAAAAAAGTCAGTTCAGAACATCGAAACAGACGTAAAAAAAGCCATTACTGCCGCATTTTCCCTCTAA
- a CDS encoding ABC transporter ATP-binding protein: MKIYRKLWPYLAKYKYRLSLGVFLSIFVSIFNGASLTSLIPIFDSLGTGENYKFQIALTKKDQALLAEYKKPDRLEGLKYWEWQFANLKQNTNDELADKKPDDLVYLFCLIILPIYFLKLICLAGTVYFVNSAGLLAVSDLRQALYKKLQVLPLNEFYREKTGVLMSRVINDVDIVGKVVSNDLKDAINDFFYIVTHLIILLVLSWKLFFLLFIVIPLIVGPVSTFADRIRRTTKNQQEQLSELNGDLQEVISGIRVIRAFSMEDKEADRFLKVNQNLSDKTFKTHFYHQIGPALTELSGSVVTMVFLGIGAYLLEDASFSKGMFIAFFLTLIFLMRPLKQMSILVNLIQASVIASDRVFEILGRDVDIKEPITPNQLGALSKSIEYKNVSYLYPNTDIYALKNINLTLPRGGTIAIVGSSGAGKSTLVDLLPRLIDPSEGGIFWDEVNAKDLTLDNLRKRIGVVSQNIFLFNGSVRENIAFGKPDASEEEIRRAAEDAFASEFIEAFEEGYDTIVGERGVMLSGGQRQRISIARTLLANPEVLILDEATSALDTESERLIQQAFVRLYENKTVIIIAHRLSTVKIADTIYYLENGEIVESGSHTDLLKNQNSKYKRLYDMQFSGSV, translated from the coding sequence GTGAAGATTTACCGAAAACTCTGGCCATACTTGGCAAAATACAAATACAGACTTAGCCTTGGTGTTTTCTTGTCTATATTTGTTTCCATTTTTAATGGAGCCTCCCTCACGTCTCTGATTCCCATTTTTGATTCATTGGGAACCGGCGAAAATTATAAGTTTCAAATTGCTTTAACAAAGAAGGACCAGGCCCTCCTTGCTGAATATAAAAAACCAGATCGTTTAGAAGGATTAAAGTATTGGGAATGGCAGTTTGCAAATCTAAAACAAAACACAAACGATGAACTTGCCGATAAAAAACCGGATGATTTGGTTTATCTATTTTGCCTCATTATTTTACCGATATATTTTTTAAAATTAATCTGTTTAGCTGGTACAGTTTACTTTGTCAATTCCGCAGGTCTCCTTGCGGTGAGCGATCTCAGGCAAGCACTATATAAAAAACTCCAGGTATTGCCCCTCAATGAGTTTTATCGTGAAAAAACCGGAGTTCTTATGAGTCGAGTGATCAACGATGTGGATATCGTTGGTAAAGTGGTTTCGAATGATCTAAAAGATGCAATTAACGATTTTTTTTATATCGTCACTCATTTAATCATCTTACTTGTGCTAAGCTGGAAATTGTTTTTTTTATTATTCATTGTAATCCCATTGATTGTGGGTCCTGTAAGCACGTTTGCTGATCGTATTCGAAGAACTACCAAAAACCAACAGGAACAATTATCGGAATTAAATGGAGACCTTCAAGAAGTCATTTCAGGAATTCGTGTCATTCGTGCATTCTCAATGGAAGACAAAGAAGCAGATAGATTTTTGAAGGTTAATCAAAATCTTTCGGACAAGACCTTTAAAACACATTTTTATCATCAGATTGGCCCCGCCTTGACAGAGTTATCTGGTTCTGTAGTGACAATGGTCTTTTTGGGGATTGGTGCTTATTTGTTAGAGGACGCTAGTTTTTCTAAAGGGATGTTTATTGCTTTTTTTCTAACTTTGATATTTCTGATGCGTCCGTTGAAACAAATGAGTATCCTCGTGAATTTAATCCAGGCCTCTGTCATCGCAAGTGACAGAGTATTTGAAATTTTGGGAAGAGACGTTGATATTAAAGAGCCCATCACTCCAAATCAATTGGGTGCATTATCAAAATCTATTGAGTATAAAAACGTTTCCTATTTATATCCTAATACTGATATTTATGCATTAAAAAATATTAATCTAACATTGCCACGCGGTGGAACCATTGCGATTGTTGGCTCTTCTGGTGCCGGTAAATCTACGTTAGTCGATCTTTTGCCAAGGTTAATTGATCCTAGTGAAGGTGGAATTTTTTGGGATGAGGTGAATGCAAAAGATTTAACTTTAGATAATTTGCGAAAACGAATCGGGGTAGTTTCTCAGAATATATTTCTTTTTAATGGTTCAGTTCGTGAAAACATTGCTTTTGGTAAACCTGATGCTTCGGAAGAAGAAATTAGACGTGCCGCTGAGGATGCATTTGCTTCTGAGTTTATCGAAGCTTTTGAAGAAGGTTATGATACGATAGTCGGAGAACGAGGTGTGATGTTGTCTGGTGGCCAAAGGCAGAGGATTTCGATTGCGAGAACTTTACTTGCCAATCCAGAAGTATTGATTTTGGATGAAGCTACTTCTGCGTTAGATACTGAATCGGAACGCCTTATTCAACAAGCCTTTGTTCGGTTGTATGAAAACAAAACTGTCATTATCATTGCTCACCGTTTATCTACAGTAAAAATTGCAGATACAATTTATTATTTAGAAAATGGTGAAATCGTAGAAAGCGGAAGCCATACGGATTTACTCAAAAATCAAAACTCCAAATACAAACGTTTGTATGACATGCAGTTTTCCGGATCTGTATAA